The Brachyspira hyodysenteriae ATCC 27164 sequence GAAACTCCTATGGATAAAATAATTCTTATAGGTTCATCAACAGGCGGTACAGAGGCTTTAATAGAATGTCTTAAAAATGTTACCCCTTCTGCTCCTCCTATAGTTATTGCTCAGCACATGCCTGAACACTTTACTACTTCATTTGCTAAAAGATTAAATAGTATTCTTAAAATCGATGTATTTGAATCTGAAGATGGTATGAGTATAGGAAGAGGACAAGCTGTACTAGCAAGAGGTGCTAAACATACTATGATTAAAGTTAGAGGCGGTAAGTATTATATAGAAGTAAGAGACGGAGAACCTGTTACAAGACATAAACCTTCTGTAGATGTACTTTTCAGAAGCGGTGCTGTATATGCTAAAAACAAAGCTATAGGTATAATACTTACAGGTATGGGTGATGATGGTGCTAATGGTATGAAAGAAATGAAAGATGCCGGTGCTTACAATATAGCTCAGAACGAAGAAACTTGTACTGTTTTTGGAATGCCTAGAGAAGCAATTGCAAGAGGCGGTGTTGATGAAGTTTTACCATTAGATAAAATACTTGCTGCTGCTCTAAAAAGAGTATAAATAAAAATGAACACAAATATAGATTTATATGAATATATAAATAAATGGGTAAGCGGTTCTACAGCTTACCCATATTATAAAATAGAAAAAAAAATTGATTTTATATCCAAGTTAATATCATCTCATAAACAATTTAATAATATTTCTATTATTCCTACTGGTTCAAAAAGAAATAGGACTGATGTAACTTATATGGAATATCTTAATATATTTCTAATATTAGATAATAATGATGCATTAGATACTAGAAAATTTAAATCTTCTATCTTAGAATTAATAAAAAATAATGATTTATATTCAAATAAAGTTAATGTTACATCATCATCTTTAATTCTAGAATATGAAAATGAAAAAATAGTATTGATACCTTCATTTAAAAACTTGGATAATAATGTTGAAGGTGCTTTAGTAACTGACTCTAATGGGAAAAATGAAATATTTTATCCTAAATTAGACAATAAAAATTT is a genomic window containing:
- a CDS encoding protein-glutamate methylesterase/protein-glutamine glutaminase — protein: MATKIKVLAIDDSALIRQLLTKIVNSDPALEMVGTAANPILAENKVKNLKPDIITLDIEMPEMDGITYLKKLMLNNPIPVIMFSSLLDKHRELALDALNIGAFDYVIKPSANVRDGVEELATDLVEKIKNAYANRAKFYRKHGVNVPTEPAAAATERSSISLEAPKTAGFKVYQKNTADIILPLTPSRETPMDKIILIGSSTGGTEALIECLKNVTPSAPPIVIAQHMPEHFTTSFAKRLNSILKIDVFESEDGMSIGRGQAVLARGAKHTMIKVRGGKYYIEVRDGEPVTRHKPSVDVLFRSGAVYAKNKAIGIILTGMGDDGANGMKEMKDAGAYNIAQNEETCTVFGMPREAIARGGVDEVLPLDKILAAALKRV